In the genome of Nonlabens sp. MB-3u-79, one region contains:
- the asnS gene encoding asparagine--tRNA ligase, whose translation MKRIAAILQSDPSMVEITVKGWVRSFRNDRFIALNDGSTIHNLQAVIEPENQERDVLDKITVAAAVAVTGTLVESEGSGQRIELQATKVEVLATADPEEVKKTILSPKKHKLETLREQAHLRVRTNTFGAVMRVRAALSFAVHSYFQKEGFYQAHTPIITGSDAEGAGEMFRISTLDPKNPPLDEEGNIDYKQDFFEKESNLTVSGQLEAETYAMGLGQVYTFGPTFRAENSNTSRHLAEFWMIEPEVAFNDLNANMDLAEDFIKYVVEYALKNCADDIEFLENRLTEEDKSKPVAERSPMPLREKLAFIGKNNFKRVSYTEAIDILRNSKPNKKKKFKYIIDEWGADLQSEHERYLVEKHFECPVILFDYPAKIKAFYMRLNDADSEGRETVRAMDILFPGIGEIVGGSQREERYDVLKGKMDAMGIPLEELGWYLEMRKFGSVVHSGFGLGFERLVMFVTGMGNVRDVIPYPRTPGNASF comes from the coding sequence ATGAAAAGAATAGCAGCAATACTCCAATCTGACCCTAGTATGGTCGAGATTACCGTAAAAGGTTGGGTACGTAGTTTTAGAAACGATAGATTTATAGCACTTAACGATGGTTCTACCATTCATAATTTACAAGCCGTAATAGAGCCAGAAAATCAGGAACGTGATGTGTTAGATAAGATTACAGTTGCGGCTGCAGTTGCTGTAACGGGAACACTGGTTGAAAGTGAAGGTTCTGGACAACGTATAGAATTACAAGCTACTAAAGTGGAAGTTCTTGCCACAGCAGACCCCGAAGAAGTTAAAAAAACAATTTTATCTCCTAAAAAACACAAGCTCGAGACTTTACGAGAACAAGCGCATTTAAGAGTGCGTACCAATACTTTTGGCGCGGTAATGCGGGTAAGAGCAGCGCTGTCTTTTGCAGTACACAGCTATTTTCAAAAGGAAGGATTCTATCAAGCCCACACACCTATCATCACAGGAAGTGATGCAGAAGGTGCGGGAGAAATGTTTAGAATATCCACTTTAGATCCTAAAAATCCACCATTGGATGAGGAAGGAAATATTGATTACAAGCAAGATTTCTTTGAGAAAGAATCTAACCTTACTGTTTCTGGGCAACTGGAAGCCGAAACTTATGCGATGGGACTAGGTCAAGTATATACCTTCGGACCAACTTTTAGAGCAGAAAATTCCAATACGTCTCGTCACCTAGCCGAATTCTGGATGATAGAACCTGAGGTAGCTTTTAATGATCTAAATGCCAACATGGATCTGGCCGAAGATTTTATCAAATATGTGGTAGAATATGCCCTTAAGAACTGTGCTGATGATATTGAGTTTCTTGAAAACAGGTTGACAGAAGAGGATAAAAGTAAGCCGGTGGCCGAGCGCAGTCCTATGCCATTAAGAGAGAAGCTTGCATTTATAGGAAAGAACAACTTTAAGCGTGTCTCTTATACAGAAGCAATTGATATCTTAAGAAACTCTAAGCCTAATAAAAAGAAAAAATTCAAATACATCATTGATGAATGGGGAGCAGATCTACAATCAGAGCACGAGCGTTATCTGGTAGAAAAGCATTTTGAATGCCCTGTCATCTTATTTGATTATCCTGCAAAAATAAAAGCCTTTTATATGAGGTTAAATGATGCAGATAGTGAAGGTCGTGAAACCGTAAGAGCTATGGATATTTTATTCCCTGGCATAGGTGAAATAGTAGGGGGGTCACAACGGGAAGAACGTTATGACGTCCTGAAAGGAAAAATGGATGCAATGGGTATTCCTTTAGAAGAGTTAGGATGGTATCTAGAAATGCGTAAATTCGGTAGTGTGGTGCACAGTGGGTTCGGTCTCGGATTTGAAAGACTGGTTATGTTTGTAACTGGAATGGGAAATGTAAGAGATGTGATCCCTTATCCACGTACTCCTGGAAACGCTTCTTTTTAA
- the rpoN gene encoding RNA polymerase factor sigma-54, whose amino-acid sequence MLKQSLNFKLSQKLSPQQIQLMKLIQLPTQAFEQRVKSELEENPALDDGQEKSDDEYDEFSNEEDYEDGNESIETDDINVDDYLSDDDIPEYRTKANNYSADDDEKSIPYAAGKSFTQTLLEQLNTRRLSEDHRAIAEFLVGSIDASGYIRRSLEDITDDLAFTMNLYTEVEEVEKVLRVVHELDPVGVGARDLQECLLLQLSRKRKTESNEIAIKLIRDSFDAFSKKHYAKIMAKYDITEDELRDAIDDIEHLNPKPGGSYAGGSSRVVEQVVPDFTIRIKDGELELTLNGRNAPELHVSRDYSNMLRGYKEAKEKTKSQKDAVMFIKQKLDGAKWFIDAIKQRQETLFVTMSTIMHYQQAYFHSGDERNLRPMILKDIADKIDMDVSTVSRVANSKYVDTPYGTKLIKEFFSESMTNTDGEEVSTREIKKILETVINDESKKKPLTDQKLAELLKEKGYPIARRTVAKYREQLDIPVARLRKEI is encoded by the coding sequence ATGCTTAAACAGTCACTAAATTTTAAACTCTCTCAGAAGTTATCTCCTCAACAAATACAGTTGATGAAGTTGATACAATTGCCTACACAGGCTTTTGAGCAACGAGTAAAATCAGAACTGGAAGAAAACCCAGCCCTAGATGATGGACAGGAAAAATCTGATGATGAGTATGATGAGTTTTCTAATGAAGAAGACTACGAGGACGGAAATGAGTCTATTGAAACAGACGATATTAATGTAGATGATTACCTGAGTGATGACGACATTCCTGAATACCGCACAAAAGCAAATAATTACAGCGCAGATGACGATGAGAAAAGCATTCCATATGCTGCTGGAAAGTCCTTCACGCAAACCTTATTAGAGCAACTCAACACCCGTAGATTAAGTGAAGATCATCGAGCGATTGCAGAGTTTCTTGTGGGGAGTATTGATGCGAGTGGTTATATAAGAAGATCGCTGGAAGATATAACTGATGACCTTGCTTTTACCATGAACTTGTATACAGAAGTGGAAGAGGTGGAAAAAGTACTTCGGGTAGTTCATGAATTAGATCCTGTCGGGGTAGGAGCTCGTGATTTGCAAGAGTGTTTGCTGTTACAGCTTTCGCGAAAGCGGAAAACAGAAAGTAATGAGATCGCCATAAAATTAATAAGAGATTCGTTTGATGCATTTAGTAAGAAGCATTATGCGAAAATCATGGCCAAATACGATATTACCGAAGATGAATTACGCGATGCGATAGATGATATAGAGCATTTAAACCCCAAGCCTGGGGGTTCTTATGCAGGCGGAAGTTCTCGTGTGGTAGAACAAGTAGTTCCTGATTTCACTATTAGAATTAAAGATGGCGAATTGGAACTCACACTCAACGGCCGTAATGCGCCAGAGTTGCATGTATCTAGAGATTATTCTAATATGTTGCGCGGTTATAAAGAGGCTAAAGAAAAAACCAAATCTCAAAAAGATGCGGTGATGTTTATCAAACAAAAATTAGATGGTGCTAAATGGTTTATTGACGCTATCAAGCAACGACAAGAAACTTTATTTGTGACCATGTCTACCATTATGCATTATCAGCAGGCTTATTTTCATTCTGGAGATGAGCGTAATTTAAGACCTATGATCTTAAAGGATATTGCAGATAAGATTGATATGGATGTTTCTACGGTTTCTCGTGTGGCAAATTCTAAATATGTCGACACCCCTTATGGAACTAAATTAATCAAAGAATTCTTTTCAGAATCCATGACCAATACCGATGGTGAGGAGGTTTCCACTAGAGAGATTAAGAAGATTCTGGAGACTGTTATTAATGATGAAAGCAAGAAAAAGCCGCTTACAGATCAAAAACTAGCTGAACTTCTTAAGGAAAAGGGCTATCCTATCGCTCGTAGAACAGTTGCTAAGTACAGAGAGCAATTAGATATTCCGGTGGCACGTTTAAGAAAAGAGATTTAG
- a CDS encoding porin family protein, with protein MRFVFMLLFFLLGIFSSVAQDKKQQENAIPNVVDSLYREDQFYIGLSFNLISNKPSSFSQNGFSGGLHMGFIRDMPVNKRRNLAIGVGLGISTNTYNSNLFIGEDPSGETIFSIIDDSNNVDRNRLNTNLIEMPIQLRWRTSTPTNNSFWRIYAGVKLSYIYSYKAKFKSADTSIIKTDIPELNRLRYAATLTLGNGSFNAFVQYDLINLFNKDALIDNQRVDLQPLKFGVEFYIL; from the coding sequence ATGAGGTTTGTTTTCATGCTTTTATTCTTTTTATTAGGGATCTTCTCTTCTGTTGCTCAAGATAAAAAGCAACAGGAAAACGCTATACCTAATGTCGTGGATTCCCTCTATAGAGAAGACCAGTTCTATATTGGGCTTTCTTTTAACCTTATCAGTAATAAGCCTAGTTCTTTCTCCCAAAACGGATTTTCTGGAGGTCTTCATATGGGTTTTATCAGAGACATGCCTGTCAATAAGCGACGTAATCTAGCAATAGGCGTCGGGCTAGGCATTTCTACTAATACTTACAACTCCAACCTATTTATAGGTGAAGACCCTAGTGGCGAGACTATTTTTAGCATTATTGATGACAGTAATAACGTAGATCGCAATAGACTCAACACCAACCTTATTGAGATGCCCATTCAATTGAGATGGCGTACTTCTACTCCTACTAATAATAGCTTTTGGCGCATTTATGCGGGAGTCAAACTCTCTTATATCTATAGTTATAAAGCAAAATTTAAAAGCGCAGATACGAGCATTATCAAAACTGATATTCCAGAATTGAATCGATTGCGCTATGCAGCAACACTTACCCTTGGAAATGGAAGTTTTAATGCCTTTGTGCAGTATGATTTGATCAACTTATTCAATAAAGATGCTTTAATAGATAACCAGCGTGTTGATCTACAACCCCTCAAATTTGGTGTTGAGTTTTATATTCTTTAA
- a CDS encoding ExbD/TolR family protein → MSKFKKKKSGALPAVNTASLPDIVFMLLFFFMVATVMRDDELQIENKLPKANQVEKLAEKKKIVTIYIGKPNPNFIKQFGISEVIQLGDKISPVSDVQTFVNTKRNGMDEDDKDSMTVSLKVDQNAQVGILTDVKQELREAMALKISYTSIEGDPLKNLKK, encoded by the coding sequence ATGTCTAAGTTTAAGAAAAAAAAGAGTGGTGCATTACCAGCTGTAAATACAGCCTCTCTTCCAGATATTGTATTTATGTTATTGTTCTTTTTCATGGTAGCAACCGTAATGAGAGACGATGAACTTCAAATTGAGAATAAGCTTCCAAAAGCAAATCAGGTAGAAAAGCTTGCTGAAAAAAAGAAGATAGTTACTATTTACATAGGTAAACCTAATCCTAATTTTATAAAGCAATTCGGTATTTCTGAGGTGATTCAACTAGGAGATAAAATTTCTCCTGTCAGTGATGTACAGACATTTGTCAACACTAAAAGGAATGGAATGGATGAGGATGATAAAGATTCCATGACCGTTTCTCTAAAAGTAGATCAAAATGCCCAGGTTGGAATCTTAACAGATGTCAAACAAGAGTTGAGGGAAGCTATGGCACTTAAGATTAGTTATACTTCTATTGAAGGGGACCCTTTAAAAAATTTAAAGAAGTAA
- a CDS encoding ExbD/TolR family protein, giving the protein MARRSAPEVNAGSMADIAFLLLIFFLVTTTIEVDSGIASKLPPPLPENTPPPPVKEKNIFQVIVNAENRLLVEDKDMEIGKLTEATVAFLDNGGATEPRNACTYCRGKRDPDSSDNPKKAIVSLVNDRQASYKMYLAVTNELVRAYAILRDREAKRLYNETYQSMSNRSDGWPADEKESPEFLELQDKMEKVRDLFPRNLSEAEPQNRE; this is encoded by the coding sequence ATGGCTAGGAGATCTGCACCAGAAGTAAACGCGGGATCGATGGCAGACATCGCATTCCTACTATTGATCTTCTTCCTGGTTACCACCACGATTGAAGTAGATAGCGGTATTGCTAGTAAACTACCGCCACCACTTCCTGAGAACACGCCACCGCCCCCAGTGAAGGAAAAGAATATTTTCCAGGTGATTGTGAATGCTGAGAACCGTCTCCTTGTAGAGGATAAGGATATGGAAATCGGTAAACTAACGGAAGCTACTGTAGCTTTTTTAGATAACGGAGGAGCAACTGAACCAAGAAATGCCTGTACCTATTGTAGGGGCAAGAGAGATCCAGATTCTTCTGATAATCCCAAGAAAGCAATTGTATCTTTAGTAAACGACAGACAAGCGTCATATAAAATGTACTTAGCGGTTACTAATGAACTCGTAAGAGCTTATGCGATCCTCAGAGATCGAGAAGCAAAACGTCTTTATAATGAAACCTATCAGTCTATGTCCAATAGGTCGGACGGTTGGCCAGCAGACGAAAAAGAAAGTCCGGAATTCCTAGAGCTGCAAGACAAAATGGAAAAAGTAAGAGATTTGTTTCCAAGAAACCTATCTGAAGCTGAACCTCAAAATAGAGAATAA
- a CDS encoding MotA/TolQ/ExbB proton channel family protein, with product MKRSLSTLFTAAMTLGVTGVASASALVQDATETKTTETFHQVLKKNFIDGGPGFMAIVLVCLILGLAIAIERIIYLNLSTTNSKKLAADVEQALKSGGVEAAKDICRNTKGPVASIYYQGLDRADESIEAAEKAVVAYGGVQMGQLEKNVSWVSLFIALAPMLGFMGTVIGMIGSFNSIEEAGTMEPSLVAGGIKVALLTTVFGLIVAIILQIFYNYIVSKIDSIVNDMEDASITLIDILVDYKNGK from the coding sequence ATGAAACGATCCCTTTCAACTTTATTCACGGCAGCCATGACATTAGGTGTTACTGGTGTAGCTTCAGCTTCAGCATTAGTACAAGATGCTACTGAAACAAAAACGACAGAAACTTTCCACCAAGTATTAAAGAAAAACTTTATTGATGGAGGTCCTGGATTTATGGCAATCGTATTAGTGTGTCTTATATTAGGACTTGCTATTGCCATTGAAAGGATTATCTACTTGAATCTTTCTACAACAAATTCTAAGAAACTTGCTGCAGATGTAGAACAAGCTCTTAAAAGTGGTGGTGTAGAAGCTGCTAAAGATATATGCCGTAACACTAAAGGACCTGTTGCATCTATCTATTATCAAGGACTTGACAGAGCTGACGAAAGCATTGAAGCTGCTGAAAAAGCGGTTGTTGCTTATGGTGGAGTTCAAATGGGCCAATTAGAGAAGAATGTATCTTGGGTATCTTTATTTATCGCTCTTGCTCCAATGCTTGGATTTATGGGTACTGTAATAGGTATGATTGGATCCTTTAACAGTATTGAAGAGGCTGGTACAATGGAACCATCTCTTGTAGCTGGAGGTATTAAAGTAGCACTACTTACAACCGTATTTGGTCTTATCGTAGCGATTATCCTTCAGATTTTTTATAACTACATTGTTTCTAAAATCGATAGTATCGTAAATGATATGGAAGACGCATCTATCACTCTTATCGACATTCTTGTAGATTACAAGAACGGTAAGTAA
- a CDS encoding ribose-phosphate pyrophosphokinase gives MNYALQQDAKLFGCRQSMDLASAIADKYGASLGKVNFSTFSDGEFQPSFEESIRGCRIFIIGSTQPNSDNIMEMLLMMDAAKRASARHITAVIPYFGWARQDRKDKPRVPIGAKMIAKILESAGATRIITMDLHADQIQGFFEKPVDHLFASSLFIPYLRSLNLTDLTIASPDMGGSKRAYAYAKTLESDVVVCYKQRQKANVISHMELIGDVTGKNVVLVDDMVDTAGTLTKAADVMMERGAKSVRAICTHAILSGKAYERINNSQLLELIVTDSIPLKQESPKIRVLSCASLFAGVMQNVQNNESISDNFIM, from the coding sequence ATGAATTACGCTTTACAACAAGATGCTAAATTATTCGGCTGTCGCCAGAGTATGGACCTTGCTTCTGCTATTGCAGACAAGTATGGGGCCTCCTTAGGCAAGGTGAATTTTTCAACCTTTAGTGATGGAGAGTTTCAACCCTCTTTTGAGGAATCTATAAGAGGTTGTCGTATTTTTATTATTGGATCCACACAACCCAATAGTGATAACATCATGGAAATGCTTTTGATGATGGATGCTGCAAAGCGTGCTAGTGCAAGACATATTACAGCGGTGATTCCTTACTTTGGTTGGGCGAGACAAGATCGTAAAGACAAACCTCGTGTGCCTATAGGAGCAAAAATGATCGCTAAGATTCTAGAATCTGCTGGAGCGACTCGTATTATTACGATGGATTTACACGCAGACCAGATTCAAGGATTTTTTGAAAAGCCAGTAGACCATCTTTTTGCCAGTTCTTTATTTATACCTTACTTAAGGAGTCTTAATTTAACTGACCTTACTATAGCTTCTCCAGACATGGGTGGTTCTAAGCGTGCTTATGCCTATGCTAAGACCTTAGAAAGTGATGTAGTGGTCTGTTACAAGCAACGTCAGAAAGCAAATGTGATTTCCCATATGGAACTCATAGGTGATGTGACAGGAAAAAATGTAGTCTTAGTGGATGACATGGTAGATACTGCCGGTACACTTACTAAAGCTGCAGACGTGATGATGGAAAGAGGAGCAAAAAGTGTAAGAGCTATTTGTACACATGCGATCCTTTCAGGGAAAGCTTATGAGCGTATCAATAACTCTCAATTATTAGAATTAATCGTTACAGATTCGATCCCATTGAAACAAGAAAGCCCTAAAATTAGAGTGCTATCTTGTGCATCGTTATTTGCAGGAGTAATGCAAAACGTGCAAAATAATGAATCGATCAGTGACAACTTTATAATGTAA
- a CDS encoding 50S ribosomal protein L25/general stress protein Ctc, translating to MKSITISGSKRESVGKKSTKALRNAGLVPCVIYGGDEPIHFSAEEKAFKKLVYTPDAHTVVLDLGKDGKYNTIAQDMQWHPVRELLLHADFYQIFDDKMVTMEVPVILEGVSKGVLNGGVLRRNNRKLKVKALPANLPDSITIDITSLKIGNKRYVRDLRVDEYEIMHPDSVVVVMIKTSRTAVAEDEDGEVEAADVPSSQDEEATE from the coding sequence ATGAAATCAATCACGATCTCAGGATCAAAAAGAGAAAGCGTGGGCAAAAAGTCAACTAAAGCCCTACGTAATGCTGGATTGGTACCTTGCGTAATTTACGGAGGAGACGAGCCTATACACTTTTCAGCAGAAGAGAAAGCATTTAAAAAATTGGTTTACACTCCAGACGCGCATACGGTTGTTCTCGATCTAGGTAAAGATGGTAAATACAATACAATTGCTCAAGACATGCAATGGCACCCAGTAAGAGAACTTCTTTTACATGCAGATTTCTACCAAATCTTTGATGATAAGATGGTAACTATGGAAGTGCCTGTAATTCTTGAAGGAGTTTCAAAAGGTGTTCTTAATGGGGGTGTTTTACGTCGTAACAATCGTAAATTAAAAGTAAAAGCATTACCAGCTAACTTGCCAGACTCTATCACTATAGATATTACTTCTTTGAAAATAGGAAATAAGAGATATGTACGTGATTTAAGAGTGGATGAGTATGAAATCATGCACCCAGACTCTGTCGTAGTAGTGATGATCAAAACTTCTCGTACAGCTGTCGCTGAAGATGAAGACGGTGAAGTTGAAGCAGCAGATGTTCCTTCTTCTCAAGATGAGGAAGCAACTGAATAA
- the pth gene encoding aminoacyl-tRNA hydrolase: protein MLNWLKKIFVGESTITTILNEEDPMKKFMIIGLGNPGAKYVQTRHNIGFKILDEIASLKEAAFETLKLGDVASITHKGKSVLLLKPNTYMNLSGKAIKFYMKQENIDIENILVVTDDLNLPFGALRMKAKGTDGGHNGLKDTQVTLNTPKYPRLRFGISDEFSKGSQVDYVLGEWNKNEQKDLPERLSTAADMALSFTHAGLANTMNQYNGK from the coding sequence ATGTTGAATTGGCTTAAAAAAATATTTGTTGGTGAATCTACCATCACGACTATTCTAAATGAAGAAGATCCCATGAAAAAATTCATGATTATAGGTCTGGGAAATCCAGGTGCAAAATATGTGCAAACCAGACATAATATAGGTTTTAAAATACTGGATGAAATCGCTAGTTTAAAGGAAGCTGCTTTTGAAACTCTAAAGTTAGGAGACGTCGCAAGTATTACTCATAAAGGTAAAAGCGTCCTCTTACTAAAACCTAATACATACATGAACTTGAGCGGTAAAGCGATTAAGTTTTATATGAAACAAGAAAATATAGACATAGAAAATATTCTTGTCGTTACAGATGATTTGAACCTGCCCTTTGGTGCCCTGCGCATGAAGGCCAAAGGAACGGACGGAGGTCATAACGGTCTAAAAGACACGCAAGTCACTTTAAATACTCCTAAATATCCTCGATTGCGTTTTGGAATTTCTGATGAATTTTCAAAGGGGAGTCAGGTAGATTATGTTCTAGGAGAATGGAATAAGAACGAACAGAAAGATTTGCCAGAGCGCTTGAGTACTGCTGCTGACATGGCACTCTCTTTTACACATGCAGGACTTGCTAACACGATGAACCAGTATAATGGGAAGTAG
- a CDS encoding bifunctional riboflavin kinase/FAD synthetase, with amino-acid sequence MNTYTNIDQYKASKGAVVTIGTFDGVHQGHQKILERVVKRAHKDSLTSALLTFFPHPRMVLQPDQDLKLINSIDERVALVASQGIENIVIHPFSKEFSRTTAIDYVKEILVDRLQAKVVVIGYDHRFGINRSASIKELKEYAVEFDFEVIEISKKEVEEVAVSSTKIRNTLENGSIEITNKYLNRDFSIHGVIISGKKIGRTIGYPTANLSVKESYKIIPAPGVYITSSIINGQPVYGMTNIGINPTVSSDAAQTIETYYLDFKEDLYGKEMELFFHKRLRSEEKFHHLSDLVAAMQLDEKNTRLYVQQMG; translated from the coding sequence TTGAACACTTATACTAATATTGATCAATATAAAGCTTCCAAAGGCGCTGTGGTAACCATAGGTACCTTTGACGGAGTACATCAAGGACATCAAAAAATTCTAGAGCGAGTAGTAAAGAGAGCTCATAAGGATTCTTTGACGAGTGCTTTACTTACTTTTTTTCCGCATCCTAGAATGGTTTTACAACCAGATCAAGATCTTAAATTGATCAATTCTATCGATGAGCGTGTCGCACTTGTGGCAAGCCAAGGGATAGAAAATATCGTGATTCATCCTTTTTCAAAAGAATTTTCTAGAACTACTGCCATAGACTACGTGAAAGAAATTCTAGTGGATCGCTTACAGGCCAAAGTAGTGGTGATAGGTTATGATCACAGATTTGGAATCAATAGATCTGCAAGTATTAAAGAATTAAAAGAATATGCGGTCGAGTTTGATTTTGAAGTCATCGAGATTTCAAAAAAAGAAGTAGAAGAAGTAGCGGTAAGCAGCACCAAGATAAGGAATACACTGGAAAACGGTTCTATTGAAATCACTAACAAATACTTGAATCGCGATTTTAGTATTCACGGAGTTATTATTTCTGGGAAGAAAATAGGGCGTACGATAGGCTATCCTACAGCAAATTTATCGGTCAAAGAATCGTATAAAATTATACCTGCACCAGGAGTATACATCACAAGCTCCATCATCAATGGCCAGCCTGTTTACGGAATGACTAACATAGGCATTAACCCTACTGTTTCTAGCGATGCGGCACAGACTATAGAGACCTATTATTTAGACTTTAAAGAAGATCTTTATGGCAAAGAGATGGAACTCTTCTTTCATAAACGATTGAGAAGTGAAGAGAAATTTCACCATCTTTCAGATCTAGTGGCAGCCATGCAGCTGGACGAGAAAAATACCAGGCTTTATGTACAGCAAATGGGATAG
- a CDS encoding HTTM domain-containing protein has protein sequence MYSKWDRWLFTQVDNTALVLFRMLFGLLLACEAFGSIALGAVNTLFIEPDFTFTFIGFEFLEPLPGNWMYVLYVLMGIAGLLVMVGYKYRMALLFYAISWAYVYLMQKSSYNNHCYLLMLLNFLMLLFPANRSASLDALWNPSFRKEHMSRWIYVLIITFLGIIYAYASVAKFYPDWLDGSFPKYLMSTRGRDFDILQQDWVHQAILYFGLFFDLLIVPLLLWKKTRWLAVIASVFFHVFNSVVFQIGIFPYLALSFLLFFFSTEVLHKRFLWKKSYYVAAEVLVPKTKKLIVFSGTIFLLAMLLLPLRHWIIEDDVLWTEEGHRLSWRMMLRSRVGLGTFYIVEKDTGKKTAVQLEDYLSLKQQRSVQSKPDFIWQFAQELEEIYAEEGKEIEVYADLKVSINGRIRKQFTDPTVDLTQEEWSHFKHHKWILASSLYKENKRLKN, from the coding sequence ATGTACAGCAAATGGGATAGATGGCTTTTTACACAAGTAGATAACACCGCCTTGGTTCTTTTTAGAATGCTGTTCGGGTTGCTCCTTGCTTGTGAGGCTTTTGGCTCTATTGCATTAGGTGCTGTGAACACACTTTTTATAGAACCTGATTTTACCTTTACTTTTATAGGATTTGAATTCCTTGAACCACTTCCAGGAAACTGGATGTATGTGTTGTATGTCCTGATGGGAATTGCAGGTTTATTAGTCATGGTCGGTTATAAATACCGTATGGCTCTATTGTTCTATGCCATCAGTTGGGCCTATGTTTATTTAATGCAAAAGAGCAGTTACAACAACCATTGTTATTTATTAATGCTGCTCAACTTTCTAATGCTATTGTTTCCGGCAAATCGATCTGCTTCTCTGGATGCGCTATGGAACCCGTCTTTCAGAAAAGAGCACATGTCCAGATGGATCTATGTCCTCATCATTACATTTTTAGGAATCATATATGCGTATGCTAGTGTGGCAAAATTTTATCCAGACTGGCTGGATGGGAGTTTTCCTAAATATTTAATGAGCACTAGAGGTCGGGATTTTGATATCCTGCAACAGGATTGGGTGCATCAAGCCATACTGTATTTCGGATTGTTTTTTGATCTTTTGATTGTGCCATTATTACTTTGGAAAAAAACACGGTGGCTAGCTGTTATTGCTTCTGTATTCTTTCATGTTTTTAATAGTGTGGTTTTTCAAATTGGCATTTTTCCTTACCTCGCTTTGTCCTTTTTGCTCTTTTTCTTTTCTACAGAGGTTTTGCATAAAAGATTCCTTTGGAAGAAATCTTATTATGTTGCTGCTGAAGTTCTCGTCCCTAAAACAAAGAAGCTTATTGTATTTTCTGGAACTATATTTCTTTTGGCGATGCTACTGCTCCCCTTACGTCATTGGATCATAGAAGATGATGTGCTTTGGACTGAAGAAGGTCATCGATTGAGCTGGCGCATGATGCTGCGCAGCAGAGTTGGATTAGGGACGTTTTATATCGTGGAAAAAGATACCGGTAAGAAAACAGCTGTTCAGTTAGAGGATTATTTGAGTCTTAAACAGCAGCGGTCTGTGCAATCAAAGCCTGATTTTATTTGGCAATTTGCTCAGGAATTGGAAGAAATATACGCTGAAGAAGGTAAAGAAATTGAGGTTTATGCAGACTTAAAAGTATCCATAAACGGAAGAATTAGAAAACAATTTACAGACCCTACAGTAGATCTTACACAGGAAGAGTGGAGTCATTTTAAACACCATAAATGGATCTTAGCTTCTTCTCTTTATAAAGAAAATAAGCGGCTAAAAAACTAA